The DNA segment ACTAATCTGCCACTATTACACAAGATCCTTATTCCAAATTATACCATCCTTTCTGAAATTATGGATTGGAAGTCAAGAAAAACATCTACTTAAAAGCAATCAACTTCCCACAGATTTTATGATATTTGCAAATTCGATTAGAGTCTTGGATCCCTCCATCAATTTTCCTCAGTTGTACTTGTATATGAAGAAGTGAGAACTTTTGACCACTGTAAGATACTACAGTAGTTAAGAAAGTGTTTGCCAATTTTACCATGTTTGTATGTATATGAGGTTGGATTTATGCCAATAATTGTACATCTCTcactttgttattattttttgtgcgtcacatttttttgtttcattttgttGTGTGTATGAACATGCAATACCATACGGCATACAGGTAAATGCttttataaaattgaattaagttgaattaattttagaTATAACTGATGTTGCATTGGGAGATATATTTCTCATGGTATAAGTATCATATGAATTTCGTTCGtggcatatatatttttatatatttaattcaaGGTATTGTAAATATTTGGCCCGATATGAGGTTGAAATCAAtcacaaataattttgaaattgaaaggAAGCAAAAAACTAATGAAATCCAAAAGCTTCCGAACAAGTATGATAGGATTAAGATTTATGGTGAAGATTCTATGGTGCTATAACTGGGAAAATAGGTGTATGTGCTAAATCATTCATTGATGGAACcaagattctgatatctcaaaaCTTTTGTAAGGATAACTGTGTTTTTCTCTAATTCATCAAATAACATATCAATTCTGATGAAAATATATCTGACTCGAACTAATTTAAGACTAAAATTTGTATGTCTAATACATGAAGAAGGGTAAAAATCTGAACTGTTTTGGTAACAAGGATCTCCATCTTGATGACAACCTTGCCTTTGCCAAAGTCTTCATGCTAAACTCAATCCAAGTCACTTTCCAACAATCCAAATCGGCTCGAACTATCATTGATCGCGTTCTAGTCATCTGATTCTACAACTGTACTTAATCACTTTTCATGTACATAGATGAATGACACATGAGTAGTAAAATAATTCTTAATTTATTTTCGAGATATTTGTCATTCATCCATGTACATGAAACAAATGTAAGAACGATAAGTAGAACAGAAGATCTGAACTGAAATTGTATCCATGATCATCGGATCAGTCAAAACCACGACCAAATAAAATGTTCCACGGACAGAACCAACATTGCTGGGTGCTTACTGCGAGATTTCTTCTAGCTTGTTGAGGACTTCCTTTATGTCCGGTCGGAGGAGACGCGAGGGCGAACAACAAGCCATTGCGAGTTGAAAAAACCCAAGAATACAATGTTCGACAACTACCCTTTGATCATTGCTTAGGCCAAGAAGAAAATCAGGATGATACAACTCCATGATGCGGTCATCAAGAATGGCATTTCTCATAGCACTTGGTAAATAAAAATCTTGATCAGGGTTAGGGTTATCATCCACCGGTTCTTTACCAGTCAGTAACTCGAGAAGTATGACCCCGAAACTGTATACATCGCTCTCTTGGCAGACATCTTTCATTTTAATCAACTCAGGGGCTTTATACCCCTGAAATGCAGAAGCTTCAAGCATTTGCCGAGCAGCAGTTGGATTCAAGAGATTGTATAGGCCAAAATCCGAAATGTATGGCCGGTAATGGCTATCCAATAGTATATTCTTTGACTTGAGGTTTCCATGGATAATGGCCTTTTCAGAAGAcgtatgaagatgatgaattccTCTAGCAATCCCTATGGCGATTTTGCTTATGATGGGCCATTTGTGAGCCTCGCCATTACTATCTGCCCATGTCCGGCAGTTATTAGTACACCAAAGTCAAGAACGTTGAAAATATGGGAagcaagaaaaggaaaaaatgaaaaaagaagcaATCACACACTAATAATTAGCTCAGAATCTCGAAACATTATAAACACGTGCAAGGGTCGAAAATATGGAGACAGAGAAAAATATAAACTACTTCCACCAGAACTACGCAGCAGTCTTTTCTACTTATCAATGTTCCAACAACTCAAACTAACATCAGATAAATTCAAATCAGTTGAAAATGAATTTCCATAGCTATAAATGCCTTTAGCGGATAGTTAATGAAAATAGGATCTTGCTCATTTGACAAATTAGAAAGAATTAACTTGAATCAGTGAGTAACTGAGGACCATGCCAATCATCCTACATATgcttcaacaaaaaaattaagaaaacatcTAAACCAATATCAAATACAGAAAATTCAGATGCGAGCATGATATTCGTCCCTCAAAACAAATCTTTGTTCTTTCAAGCTATCCTTCTCTTTTAAATATCAGGTTGCCTCTAACCATGTGTCCATGTCAATGAATAgtgacattatttttatttcttcaaaGTAAAACCACTAGAAAACCCTTTTAAACAaagtaaaagtaaaaaaatgcGATAAATTTCTCTTTTGAAGAAATTTGCTCCTTAAAGGTAAAATTAATTACACATAGCCTATCATAAACTGAACTCAGAAATCAAACACAGATATTTCAGAATCACGCACAACCCGATAGATCCACAATCCATCACCATATTCATGAAGCATTAACCAGAATAAATTTTACACAAAATGAGCCAAATTTCCAGAATTTTACCTCTGATAAATTGAGCCAAATTTCCAGAACCATAAAATGGATGAACCATCAATTTCTCCCCTCTGGACCCTGCATAAAATGCATTCAAAGGTACCAAATTCGGATGCCTAACAGACCCCAAAAACTCTACAATCGGTACAACATCTTTCATCCTCAAAGTACAAGTAGGCCTCAAGAATCTGAGCAGCAATGTAGGCGTATTTGAATTGACCAAACTAGCCCTGTAGAGAGTCCCATAGCTAGATTTTCCTATAACCTCACCAGGGGCATCAAGAATTTCCTGTACAATTAGATCTTTCCCACCTTGAAACTTGATCAAATCCTCTGTATTCGCCACCCCATCTACTTCTTTACAATCAAAAGCTGCTTCTATATCTCTTGTACCACTtatttcttttctcttcttcctcctcctcctcctcgtCGTACAAATGATAGCGAAAACAAGAATTGTGAAGAAAGCTAGTGACCCTAGTCCTATGATTAAGATCAACTTATGCTTATGTTCCATTTTCTCATTAGAATGGCAACGGTTCTTATGGATATCTTTTTGGGGGGTCAAGATAGGAGCTTTATGGGTTTTCTGCGAAAAATATGACTGACCCAAGATCTCGAACTGGTGTTGGAATCTGAAATTCAAAATGTGAAAGTGAAATCCGAGGTAATCCCAAGAAATTGTTTAAATCCTGCTCATATTGTTCGTGCGTACGTGTGTGAGTGGGTGGGGGAAGAGAGAGAAGAGTACTAATATATGGGATTATTTATCCAGGGAAAGTTCATATATTCGCTGTTCATCAACTCCCCACTCGCTTtctcatttatttattatttatttattagaatcacatattattttttagattaaGTATCTCGTGATACGatatcacgaatttttatctgtgattgtgagacaggtcaaactctatcgatatttacaataaaaagtaatactattagcataaaaaataatattttttcatggatgatccgaataagatattcgatccacaaaattgatccataagaccgtctcacaaattttttttattaatagtcatataaaaatgttatatatatataNNNNNNNNNNNNNNNNNNNNNNNNNNNNNNNNNNNNNNNNNNNNNNNNNNNNNNNNNNNNNNNNNNNNNNNNNNNNNNNNNNNNNNNNNNNNNNNNNNNNNNNNNNNNNNNNNNNNNNNNNNNNNNNNNNNNNNNNNNNNNNNNNNNNNNNNNNNNNNNNNNNNNNNNNNNNNNNNNNNNNNNNNNNNNNNNNNNNNNNNNNNNNNNNNNNNNNNNNNNNNNNNNNNNNNNNNNNNNNNNNNNNNNNNNNNNNNNNNNNNNNNNNNNNNNNNNNNNNNNNNNNNNNNNNNNNNNNNNNNNNNNNNNNNNNNNNNNNNNNNNNNNNNNNNNNNNNNNNNNNNNNNNNNNNNNNNNNNNNNNNNNNNNNNNNNNNNNNNNNNNNNNNNNNNNNNNNNNNNNNNNNNNNNNNNNNNNNNNNNNNNNNNNNNNNNNNNNNNNNNNNNNNNNNNNNNNNNNNNNNNNNNNNNNNNNNNNNNNNNNNNNNNNNNNNNNNNNNNNNNNNNNNNNNNNNNNNNNNNNNNNNNNNNNNNNNNNNNNNNNNNNNNNNNNNNNNNNNNNNNNNNNNNNNNNNNNNNNNNNNNNNNNNNNNNNNNNNNNNNNNNNNNNNNNNNNNNNNNNNNNNNNNNNNNNNNNNNNNNNNNNNNNNNNNNNNNNNNNNNNNNNNNNNNNNNNNNNNNNNNNNNNNNNNNNNNNNNNNNNNNNNNNNNNNNNNNNNNNNNNNNNNNNNNNNNNNNNNNNNNNNNNNNNNNNNNNNNNNNNNNNNNNNNNNNNNNNNNNNNNNNNNNNNNNNNNNNNNNNNNNNNNNNNNNNNNNNNNNNNNNNNNNNNNNNNNNNNNNNNNNNNNNNNNNNNNNNNNNNNNNNNNNNNNNNNNNNNNNNNNNNNNNNNNNNNNNNNNNNNNNNNNNNNNNNNNNNNNNNNNNNNNNNNNNNNNNNtatatatatatatatattataaaattctgAACTAAATTCTGAGCTATTCTCAGATTCACTATCTGAATTTTGattagaatccattattattttattgattttatctttaatattttcatctatttctaaattattaattttgtttttaacccaacattgattagcaatgttttgaatttttacattttctaaaaataattagtttatttattaAGCTATATGGTTGGTCTCTTGGTATTGTTAAAGTAAAATTACTAATTAACCTTACATATTTTGAACTTTTGAACATAGAAAAATATGGAGAGTGAGGAAAAACTTCTTATTGATCTAAGTTTTctcagaaaaaataaattaaaagtgcaataagtaaaaaaaaaaacacagatcACCAATGacttaaatcaaaatatttaattttttttgttaaaattaaatattttttttaaaaaaatcacatcCGTGTGCATTTAGCCGCTAGTTTATATATACTgcaattttgatttaaaaaaaaaaacaattttggtgAATTTGTCCATAATGGATGGGAAAAAATGGATATACATATTTTGATGTCCTTGACGATTTCTGTAGTATCCTTTATAAGCCATAGGCTATAGTATGTCAATACGAGTATTTCTGAGCATGTTTGATAATTTAGGTGctacttttaaatttttcaaaactaaaatctaaagagttatatatatacacactatCTAATAGGTCAAGATGATTTTATAAAAAcgatcaaaaatttcaaaactaatcttaaaaatatttgaaaaatggcaaaaaaaatcataatagacttatattatgatttttcatattttttaaacttcccGCAACTTCATttctatttattctttatttaattattttaaccaacatcaatttttttatacagCTTACTAAAATTgtattgttaaattttattttaatatatatatatatacacgcacCCTATAGAAAACATGTGACATTACGATCTTCCTTTCACGTCTTACTTTTTCTATGCTAGTTAGGTGTCTCATTTACTGATAATGATATAAGTTAGTTGTTATTACTCCTCAACAATGTGACAAAATGTCTTAATcatttcgaaaattataattaagtcattaaatttcataaattcctGTGAAATATAAAAGAAACATAAAGAAACATTTTATAGGATCTAACGTTTgtcgttttattaaaaaatataatttgtgaTAACACTActattctaatatttttaaaatcgtaCAATAATCTAAAAGTAACAATTCGATTGTTGTCATAATAGAGATAGTTACAGATACGATAACATACCAAAAAACGCAATCCCTTACCCCACATGTGAATAACTTTTGGAGCAAAAAGTGAGACAAATTTTTGGCCAAAAAAATTATCCTTGCACATAGAGAAATTGTCTTTTTGTTTGGACAGTCTCTCTATTTGAGTTTGAGTACtcgctattttttttatttaattaaatattattaataataataaatttatatatataattttaaaaatattttaaattggaaatgtgtacatatttttcatattatgaattttaaaaatgttactTACACAAGTCGCTAATGAATTTTAAGAATAATGGGAATTCCTGAAATTTTTAAATGACATCAACTAAAATTTAGTAATATAATTTGGTTGGTAATGAGCACATGCAAGAGACAGACATACCATATCctgttaaaatttattaaataaatcctaTAATTTAGCATTATCAGCGCCCTGTTTAATTCCAATAATTCTAGTATTGGAAAGAGACAGTAATTAAAATCTgtctaaaaaaaaagaaagaaagaaatacatattatctaatgatattgaaataGAGTGCAGAAATACTCTCGATATATCATAGACTAACCATGATTTTTAAAGACATAGTGGATAAATGATAACTACCAAGAACAACAAATAATAAGGCAGGACAACTCCCAAATAAATTGTGTGTAGCCACTTTTattaaaacacacacaattCATGAAGTGTAAAGTATTGCACTTATTGAGATACCTCAACCTCATAATGGGATTTTGTATAATTTCATCACTTAATTCTGCTGTAGCACATGtatttattacttgttattgatgttttaaaacaataataaaccatTAAAATCAGTTTTTAAGAATattgtcataaatttttttatgaataatatCAGTACATATTGTAtcgttatattttatattgaatgTATCATGTgatggacaaaaacttgtgtgagacggtctcacgggtcatatttgtgagacggatatcttatttgggtcatatataaaaaagtattactttttatgctaagagtattattttttgttgtgaaaatAGATAGAGtttacccgtctcacagattaagatccgtgagacggtctcacatgagacccactccatGTGATGTTGACACCGCCCCTATCTGTTGGCTCAAAATTCGTGGCCCTTCTCGTGTGTGTATATGTAAAAGAGGCCcccacaaaaaaaataaattaacaagtTAACAGAGAGTTAATGATTTGGGTCCCAAGAGCCCATAACAATTTGACATATCCACATGGAAAACTAAATGCACAAACCCTTTTATTACATGTATCCAACAACTCCCATCAAACATCGATGCCCATGTTTTAATTAGTTAAGACAATAATATATCTCTAATTCGAAATATATATGAAAGCCTACTCGTTAGTCTATACCAAGCAATTGAGCCCCCAAGTTTGTTATATGCGAATACTACTCTAATAATGTATTTGATACAATTCAATGTATTCGATTGTTCTAATCATCATACAATATTAAAGATGGGGATTGTCTTTTCTTTATCGGAGGCATTGGTCCGAcacagtctcacgaattttcatcaaccttaccgatattcacaataaaaaatgatactcttagctaaaaagtaatatttttgacataaaaagtaatactttttaatgaatgatccaaataagagtttcgacccacgaaattgatccctgagaccgtctcacaagagtttggcaaaaacttgtgtgaaacggtataatgggtcgtattttatgagacagatctcttatttggatcatccatgaaaaaagattactttttatgctaagaatattattttttattgtgaatatcgataggactgacccgtctcacagataaagattcttgacaccgtctcacaatagacctactccAAGAGTTTTTGTGCATTAAATGTTGTTATTCAAAACTTTAGAAGCTAAAATTTAAACAAcccactaaaatatttttttttatcccatTTTAAATATCGCATCTTTTTTTATTTCCTGAAAATTCTTATGTGCCATTAGTATTTGATGTTGGAGGAATTTTATCTATAAGGTATATTTCCAAATTGTTAATCGAAAAACAGGTAATCCCGAAAGCACAACTCCGAAAAACCTAGATGTGCTCGATCAAATAAATTGATCAAACCAATTGATCAATTGATTTCGAACTTAAATCAGGTTTTACATATTCAAATATCTTATTACACAAATTTCGTGATCCATGATAGAGTTATTTAAAATACAACAAATAACCAGTAATGTAAATTATttgcatataatattttatgaacaAATTTTATACGTTAAATGGAGCGTAGATAACAAAAATTGAATTCGACGTAAATCTAAACACAACATAGGGATTCAATGTATTGAAATCCATTTGTACGAGAAAACCTCAAGCAACCTTCAACCTCAGCACCCTCGAACTCATGCAACATTTCAAAAGTCTTGGAATCAAGATTGAACCTTAAAACTTTCCCAGGAATCTGCAAAACCAAGAACGAATTGCCCCCTTCCTCATCCGCAACAAGCGAAAATATCGAGAATGCGTAGTAACACCAGTCTGTAGGATTATATTCATCCCTGATCATCCCCGGATAAACAGCAACAACTGGTGCAAGATCGACCTGGTACTTAACAAACCACTCAGAGTGATCCTTCTTCATCTCGTAAACGTCGAACCcaatattcgacccacgaataTCCATGTAATACAAGTGCCCACAAGATTCTCCGAAGTAAAAATTGTCTCTCCAATCCCAGCCGTGCGGGATTGGCGGCATCTGCATTGTCTCCAATGCCTGATTCTCAATATCGAAATATAAAGAATCTCCTATCCCGTTATTGATCCAATGAATTGCGCCATTGAAATAGACACCATTTTCGAAATTGGCCTCTGCCGTGAAGAGTTCGCTGCATATTCTCCAAGGACCTGTGTTGGATGAGTAACTTTCGATTTGGTATCGGTATACATCGGAATCTGTTCTGAATACTCGGATGCAGACAACTGTGTAATGAGGAGACTTTGTAGGATCAAAAGCCAAGCTCATCCCACGAATTTGATTTGAAATCCCTGTTCTCGGTTCCAAATTTGGAAGTGTGGAAAAGTTCTTGGTGGTTGGATTGTAAATGTAATATTTCAGATTATGTACCCGGGCCCAAGAGCTGCAACAGAGCAACAAGCCATTGCAAGATTGCAAAATTCTGATGCCGGAAGGATCTTTGGCGAAGTTAAGCTTATTGAATGCGAGTTCCTTGATTTTTGGTTGGAAAAAGGTAGAAATTCGAATCTTACACCGGTCCGAAATCCAGAACAGGGCAAGAAAAGTCCGATGGCTGGATTGGGATCTGGGTTCCGGAGATAACAGAATTCAGGATTTGTGATCAGAGAGTGCCATTTCTTGGATACTACTTTGAAACGGATGAGTGATTTGATGGGAAGACGAAGCAAAATTTCGACCAACAGATCTTGGATTGAAGCAACGATATGAGCTGATTCAGCCTCATCTGTCGTTTTGGAAAgcttgatttttattttcatgatttttgtGTATTTGATTTAGAGGTTCACGACTCATATTTAATCAATCGAAAGATTTCTGAAGAAGCCGCGTGTAAAATAATTTGTCCTTTTGACTCATGATTGATGCAAAGACTCTTGCAGAAGAAGCTTTAATAAAAGTATTTATCAACTCAATGAAATAGATAATTTGATTTTAGACTTAATATTTGATACTTAGGAAAGGATCCCGACTCAGGCAGCAGAAAGAAAGATCGGAAACTTATAATTGGTCTCAGAAAACTAAGGCTGTATATTCAATGTATGAGATTTATTGACTAGATTTGAGAATATTTGAGAATATTTGGGCTGACTTCATTATCTTCGGGCTAGACTAGATACGTTGTGAATTACATTTCCTTAATTCGAATAATGATTTTAGTCAATTTAAttctcattttttaaaataatttttataaacatcaATTTGTATCTTGATATTTATACACGGCACACGCATtccattattatattattattatataattaaagttgagGTCTATGTACAAAGAagtttctaatttatttattgaattcttgtttaaaaattaactttattgatatttttttaaaaaataaactacaatttttatcataattataTAACTTTAttgacaaattaatttattttcctaaaatggtattttttttttaaaaaaaatcttcaatATTATCTTAactttttatctatatttttaagttttttgattattatataacttataataaaaaaatgtgagaaacatattaatttgaaaataacaatAATGATCATATTTagataagacaaaaacttgtgtgagacggtctcacgggtcgtattttgtgagacgggtctcttatttgagtcatcaatgaaaaaatatttcttttttatgctaaaaatattatttttttattgtgaatatcgttagagttgacccgtctcacagataaagattcgtgagaacgtcttacaaaagacctactctttagATAATTATTGAACTGTATATGCATGCAACTTGTGCAAATGGATATTCTGTATGTATGAAgcgtatttttttatttaacatatatataagTAAGCAATATGaggaaaaaaacaataaatcaataacaacaacaatagTAATTAATAACACATGAAACCACTAAATTTTTCATCAAAAAccaatttttttggaaattgaaatttaattttcaaattaataaaaCCAAATTATTTCGATTCGATCGATTTAACCTAATTATTGTTCATCTCAAttattcatattattttttatgttaaaaatattattttttatttatttattttgtatattatataattattggaaaatattATATGACAGCATGTCAAAAAAAATACATGGGGTGGCCAATGCCCAGACCAGAGCTTCAATTTGTCCTGGTTCCCCCAAAACCCCAATCTTCGTCCATCCCATAAACCCTAAATTGCGACACTCTTTTCCGCAATAACGGGAGCAATGGGAAGCGACACCGAGACGGAGAAATCGCAACAGAAGGAGAGGGAGAAGAAGAAGCTGATGGCACTAGCTCCCATCGCCAAACCACTCGCTGGCAAGAAGCTCTGCAAACGCACCCTCAAACTTGTCCGCAGAGGTTCTCATTTACATTTGATAACAGTACATTTTCACACGTGTTTGTATCATGtcaataatttatttgtatttctGTTTGGGTtatgtttatttattgaatCGGTAAATTTTGCGtgtattttataattaataaatttcagCCGCGGAGCACAAGTGCTTGAAGAGAGGCGTTAAGGAGGTCGTAAAAAGTATCCGCCGTGGCAACAAAGGGTATAGTCGTATAATGATGAGTTTGTTGTGCTATTTTGGTTGATATCATCCCCATTGTATGTTTGATATTTGCTTACGTAATAATATGATCACGGCAGTGATCAGCAATGAGTATAAGTAGTACTTAACATGTTTTGATATTTCTTTTTGAACGGTTAAGTTAGCTAGTTGACATACAATTTACACAAGAAAGAAAGTGAAGCATTAGATAATTGATCTTAAAAACTAGATCAAACCCATTTGAGTGGCTCATTGACCATGACCAATATATTTACACGAGGATTGAAGTTTGAGATTTGTGTCAAGGGTTGTAGTTTGAAAAGGATTTGCAATGTTAATTTTGACGAAATATATTTGGCATACTGAGCAGTTTAGTAAATGGACCTCTTGATTAATGGAGGAGTATAGCTACTAGCTGTTGAGGTACATTGTTCTGTGTGCTTTAAACTAATTCTTCTCCTTTCTTGTGcaaaattttggaaatttgTAAGATAAGTTTTTTGTGATGTCTTGGTAAGAAAAATTGGCCGATTTTTGGAGCTTCGTAGAgctgaaaaattgaaaattacttTAGACCTTAGAGATCTGTACCCTTATTGACTGATGGTTGATGGGTTTTAGAATCTTTAGAACATTTATATTAATCCCTAATGCAGATGTGGCAGAGCTGGATTCTGTCATCTCCATTGCTGGATTTGTCATTTTGGTTGTCCAGATGGTTTTTTGCCCTTTATTTTTTGCTCAAGGTGGGGAAGGGGTGTGGAAGAGGAGGATGATAGTATGCTCAGGAGCCAATCGTTACTTTTTAAATGAACTCTTTTGGTAAAAAATTTGTATGGTTGGCCCAATCTAAAAATGGATTTTCCAGAATTTGCCTTGTACATTACTTAACACAATCTTGATACCTATTTTACTTGTATAATTGTATTGATGGCAGGTTATGTGTTATAGCTGGGAACATATCACCTATTGACGTCATCACCCATGTTCCAATCTTATGTGAAGAAGCCAATATACCTTACGTATATGTTCCATCAAAGGAAGTAAGTGTGTCTTGTTCCACCTATTACAATGTTAGAATTATATGGATTAAAATTGTGGATATAGTTGATGTATGAATTAATTTATGATGTCTGCATGGAAAAATGACAATTTGATTGACAAGAAACTGGAGGTGAAAAACTCTTTCTACGAACAATTCCTGCACGAAGTTGCTTGTCCAGCAGATACAGCGGAAATAAACTAGCATGTGTTAAAGTCTAAAGACCTGTCGGTTGTTTTTCCCTCATGGTGTTTGTCTGAAAAATATggaattgaattaatttttatctAAACATGTGAAAAGGTTGATGAGAAACTGTGACAAATGGGGACGCTTGCCAACATACATCAAATTTCAGACAAAGTTCGTTCAAGAACAGTTACCGTGACCCCCTTACAGTCTGTCGTTTTCTATTCCATGCGTGATATTTTTCATTGTCATCGATATCTGAAACTTCTCAATGAACATGGCAATCAAGTACTGCTTCAGTTATTTTCATTATCAGCCATCAAAACACCTTGATTGACAGAATTGGAAACGAATGACACCTTGTTTTAGGACCTTGCAAATGCCGGAGCCACCAAGAGGCCAACTTGTTGTGTGCTGGTACTAACAAAGCCTACAAAAGGGGAA comes from the Primulina huaijiensis isolate GDHJ02 chromosome 8, ASM1229523v2, whole genome shotgun sequence genome and includes:
- the LOC140982353 gene encoding H/ACA ribonucleoprotein complex subunit 2-like protein; the encoded protein is MGSDTETEKSQQKEREKKKLMALAPIAKPLAGKKLCKRTLKLVRRAAEHKCLKRGVKEVVKSIRRGNKGLCVIAGNISPIDVITHVPILCEEANIPYVYVPSKEDLANAGATKRPTCCVLVLTKPTKGELGQEEQEKLKGDYDQVASEVSELANSMF
- the LOC140983237 gene encoding LOW QUALITY PROTEIN: F-box protein At5g07610-like (The sequence of the model RefSeq protein was modified relative to this genomic sequence to represent the inferred CDS: inserted 1 base in 1 codon), with amino-acid sequence MKIKIKLSKTTDEAESAHIVASIQDLLVEILLRLPIKSLIRFKVVSKKWHSLITNPEFCYLRNPDPNPAIGLFLPCSGFRTGVRFEFLPFSNQKSRNSXFNKLNFAKDPSGIRILQSCNGLLLCCSSWARVHNLKYYIYNPTTKNFSTLPNLEPRTGISNQIRGMSLAFDPTKSPHYTVVCIRVFRTDSDVYRYQIESYSSNTGPWRICSELFTAEANFENGVYFNGAIHWINNGIGDSLYFDIENQALETMQMPPIPHGWDWRDNFYFGESCGHLYYMDIRGSNIGFDVYEMKKDHSEWFVKYQVDLAPVVAVYPGMIRDEYNPTDWCYYAFSIFSLVADEEGGNSFLVLQIPGKVLRFNLDSKTFEMLHEFEGAEVEGCLRFSRTNGFQYIESLCCV
- the LOC140981979 gene encoding putative kinase-like protein TMKL1; amino-acid sequence: MEHKHKLILIIGLGSLAFFTILVFAIICTTRRRRRKKRKEISGTRDIEAAFDCKEVDGVANTEDLIKFQGGKDLIVQEILDAPGEVIGKSSYGTLYRASLVNSNTPTLLLRFLRPTCTLRMKDVVPIVEFLGSVRHPNLVPLNAFYAGSRGEKLMVHPFYGSGNLAQFIRDSNGEAHKWPIISKIAIGIARGIHHLHTSSEKAIIHGNLKSKNILLDSHYRPYISDFGLYNLLNPTAARQMLEASAFQGYKAPELIKMKDVCQESDVYSFGVILLELLTGKEPVDDNPNPDQDFYLPSAMRNAILDDRIMELYHPDFLLGLSNDQRVVVEHCILGFFQLAMACCSPSRLLRPDIKEVLNKLEEISQ